Proteins from a single region of Punica granatum isolate Tunisia-2019 chromosome 8, ASM765513v2, whole genome shotgun sequence:
- the LOC116216075 gene encoding E3 ubiquitin-protein ligase MARCH8-like, giving the protein MNHSSLYGPSSSSSSSSTQMPSPHKSSSPSPVLDDAEENTQDVNVPIPSLKDSASEIQPENRAPSAPAECAVEVPDLERGAPQPEEEGPVAKDERDCRICHLSLVGSNQDPIELGCACKDDLAAAHKQCAEAWFKIKGNLTCEICGSVACNVSVADNDSEPLHRWDIEAPEPTAVITIPVIIQPRQSRNFWPGHRFLNFLLACMVFAFIISWLFHFNFPSSESL; this is encoded by the exons atgaaccATTCTTCATTGTATGGGCCTtcgtcttcgtcttcttcttcttccacacAAATGCCGTCTCCACACAAATCATCATCACCTTCTCCCGTTTTGGATGATGCTGAGGAGAACACACAGGATGTGAATGTCCCTATTCCTAGTCTTAAGGATTCTGCCTCTGAGATTCAGCCGGAGAACAGAGCACCCTCTGCTCCCGCCGAGTGCGCCGTCGAGGTGCCCGACCTCGAGCGTGGGGCTCCACAGCCGGAGGAGGAGGGCCCCGTAGCCAAGGACGAGAGGGACTGCAGGATATGCCACCTGAGCCTGGTTGGATCGAACCAGGACCCCATTGAGCTCGGTTGCGCTTGCAAGGATGACTTGGCGGCGGCCCACAAACAGTGCGCCGAGGCTTGGTTCAAGATCAAGGGCAACTT AACTTGCGAGATATGTGGATCAGTCGCGTGCAATGTCTCGGTAGCAGATAATGATTCCGAGCCACTGCATCGGTGGGACATTGAGGCACCCGAACCAACGGCTGTTATCACGATTCCGGTGATCATACAGCCAAGGCAGAGCCGGAACTTTTGGCCCGGTCATCGGTTCCTGAACTTCCTCCTTGCGTGCATGGTCTTCGCGTTCATAATCTCTTGGCTCTTCCATTTCAATTTCCCCTC GTCTGAATCGCTGTGA